A genome region from Candidatus Obscuribacterales bacterium includes the following:
- a CDS encoding adenylate/guanylate cyclase domain-containing protein, which produces QSPDRVLLWLNEYLDEMTQSIQEHQGIVNKFTGDGLIAVFGVPVGRTTEDEVAQDARHAVSCALDMGDRLRVLNQAWQARGLPECHIRIGIFTGSIIAGSLGGKNRLEYGVIGDSVNIASRLESCCKDIHPGQCRILIAEETRQYLDEQFELEDWGGMLLRGREQTVQVYRVVVPSTKADQPSVYYLNAESSTYTKIDTDSVKN; this is translated from the coding sequence CAGTCTCCTGATCGGGTGCTGCTGTGGCTGAATGAATATCTAGATGAAATGACCCAGTCTATTCAAGAGCATCAGGGCATCGTCAACAAATTTACCGGTGATGGACTGATCGCGGTTTTTGGGGTGCCTGTGGGACGAACGACCGAGGACGAAGTTGCTCAAGATGCTCGCCATGCCGTCAGTTGTGCCTTAGATATGGGCGATCGCCTACGGGTACTGAACCAAGCATGGCAAGCTAGGGGGCTACCGGAATGTCACATTCGCATCGGCATTTTCACAGGCAGCATTATTGCCGGTAGCCTGGGGGGAAAAAACCGATTGGAATACGGGGTCATTGGAGACAGCGTTAATATTGCCTCTCGTTTAGAAAGCTGCTGTAAAGACATTCACCCAGGACAGTGCCGGATTTTGATTGCGGAGGAAACCCGCCAGTACCTTGATGAGCAGTTTGAGTTAGAGGACTGGGGTGGAATGCTGTTGCGAGGACGAGAGCAAACGGTGCAGGTCTATCGCGTGGTGGTGCCGTCTACGAAGGCAGATCAACCATCGGTTTACTATCTCAATGCAGAATCGTCAACCTATACGAAAATCGATACAGATTCTGTGAAGAATTAA